Proteins encoded by one window of Chaetodon trifascialis isolate fChaTrf1 chromosome 15, fChaTrf1.hap1, whole genome shotgun sequence:
- the LOC139343124 gene encoding phosphoribosyl pyrophosphate synthase-associated protein 2 — protein sequence MNHTKGGLVIFTANSHPSSRELGKRIAERLGVELGKVQVYQEANRETRVQIQESVRGKDVFVIQTVSKDVNTTIMEMLIMVYACRTSCARSITGVLPYFPYSKQCKMRKRGSIVSKLIASMMCKAGLTHLITMDLHQKEIQGFFNIPVDNLRASPFLLQYIQEEIPDYRNAVIVAKSPASAKRAQSFAERLRLGIAVIHGEAQDAESDQVDGRHSPPTVKTTGAIHPSMEIPLLIPKEKPPITVVGDVGGRIAIIVDDIIDDVDSFVAAAETLKERGAYKIFVMATHGILSSDAPRFIEESAIDEVVVTNTIPHELQKLQCPKIKTVDISMILSEAIRRIHNGESMSYLFRNIGVDD from the exons ATGAACCACACCAAGGGCGGCCTGGTCATCTTCACCGCCAACTCGCACCCCTCCAGCCGTGAGCTGGGCAAGAGGATTGCAGA gcgGTTAGGGGTGGAGCTCGGCAAGGTGCAGGTGTACCAGGAAGCTAATAGAG AAACGCGGGTACAGATCCAAGAGTCAGTGCGAGGCAAAGATGTCTTCGTCATCCAGACGGTGTCCAA AGATGTGAACACCACCATAATGGAGATGCTGATCATGGTGTACGCGTGCAGGACGTCCTGTGCCCGAAGCATCACGGGCGTGCTCCCCTACTTCCCCTACAGCAAGCAGTgcaagatgaggaagaggggCTCCATCGTCTCCAAGCTCATCGCCTCTATGATGTGTAAAGCTG GTCTCACGCACCTGATCACCATGGACCTCCATCAGAAAGAGATTCAAGGATTCTTCAACATCCCAGTGGACAATCTGAGAGCCTCCCCCTTCCTGCTGCAGTACATACAAGAAGAG ATCCCTGACTACAGAAATGCTGTGATTGTGGCCAAATctccagcctctgccaaaag GGCTCAGTCATTTGCTGAGCGGCTGCGTCTGGGCATAGCAGTGATCCACGGTGAAGCTCAGGACGCAGAGTCGGACCAGGTAGATGGACGACACTCCCCACCCACCGTCAAGACCACCGGAGCCATTCACCCCAGCATGGAGATACCAT TGTTGATTCCTAAAGAGAAGCCTCCCATCACTGTGGTTGGAGACGTCGGAGGACGCATCGCCATCATAGTG GATGACATCATCGATGACGTCGACAGCTTCGTGGCAGCAGCGGAGACGCTGAAGGAAAGAGGAGCTTACAAGATCTTCGTCATGGCAACACACGGCATCCTCTCCAGCGATGCCCCCAGGTTCATAGAGGAGTCGGCCATTGATGAG GTGGTGGTGACCAACACAATCCCCCACGAGCTCCAGAAGCTCCAGTGTCCAAAGATCAAAACGGTCGACATCAGCATGATCCTGTCAGAGGCCATCCGCCGCATCCACAACGGAGAGTCCATGTCCTACCTGTTCCGCAACATAGGAGTGGATGACTGA